Genomic segment of bacterium:
AGACGGCGACTTGAAGAGGAGGTAGACCAAGATGCTCGCCAGCCACGCACGCTTCGTAGCAAATCTGGCGAGAGATGTTCTCGGCGGCTTGTGGCAGGAGTGTCGACTGCTCACCTTGGACGAAAATTCGGCTCAGCTCGATTCCGATCAGGCGATCGCTAGATCGGACGCGGAAATCGGGACGATCGACATGATCGACCGGTCCAACAGGAAAACTGGAGAGTCGCTCCCGGAACAGCGCGAAGTCCGCGGCTTCAACAGATTTCGTTGTGCGGCTCGTCACGCGGGCCCTCCGTGTAACAGACCAGCCCATAACCTGCAGACTTCGCCGGCGTGGCCTGATCGAGGTACGGCGATCGTAGCCCACAGGCACGAGCAGTCTTGGACCCGAAGGGGCAGGAGTCCGCAGAGCCCTACTCTGAACTCGTCAGACTGACAGGCAGGTTCAGGGGCTTGTCATACGGCGCGCGTAGCGCGGCGCCCGCTATCGCTCGACAAACTGGACCGGATCTTCGATATCCGCCCGGACAAAGCTGATGCTGTTCGAGATCAGCCCAAGATGCTTGTAGGAACGAAGTCGAATGTAGGCCGGGATTAGGTATCGATTCGCGGCAAATCGTTCGTTCTGGTCGATGTAGTCCTCCTGGAAGGAGCGAAGAATTCGCAGATACTGAGCTTGACCAATCTGTTGGATCGCGGATATCTCGGCGATTCCGCCTGCAAAAAAGACGATCGTTGCGAGATTCTTCATCAGGAATCCGACATAGCCGCCGTCGGCAAGGCGTAGAAGAGAGCGTACGCCCGTGTAGTTGGCCCATAGACGAAACTCGTACAGAAAATCCAGAAACGAAGTTCGTCGAGTTCTGTCGAGTAGTTGAAAGGCCTTGACAATCTGATTGTCGAGATCAGAGACGAGCGTCCCGGCTTCGCGCGGGTATGACGCGTAGTGAAACGTAGTGTGCTTCGGGTGTTGTGGGAGCTTAGTGAGATCGCTCTTACTGTTCAGAGTAAACGGGTAGAACAGAACCGTCTTGCTCAGACCGGCAAGCTGACTGTTGAAGTTGCGGGCGAGCTTCTTGTGACCATCGACTTTGAGGTCACTTGCGTGAACAGCCGCGAGGACGCCGACGAACTCGAAAACCGCGTAGTAGCTCTGGACGATGTTCCAAGCGGCGATGCCCCCGCTCCCGGGTCCACTAAACCCGGACAGCTGAACTCCGATTCGGAGATAGTCGGGGAGAAGAGGATCTCCCCTTACAAGTTCGTTGTGCCACGCCTTCGTAAGGAAAAACTCGATTCGTTCAACCTGTTCGCGCGAGGCCTTTCCACCCTTCCTCTTGGAAAGCTTGACTTGATTCTCAAGAAGATAGTTCTGAAAGACGAGGTCAAGCCGGTATCGGCGCTTCTTGACCGTCTCGCGGTCGGAGTAGTGGGCTTTCAGGGCAAAGCAGAACTTGTCTAGAACGTTGTGGAAGAAGAGGTAGTCGAGGAAATCGGGGGACTTCTCGAGGACGAACGAATCGACCGAATCCGACGTAATGAAATCTTCGCGGCAGTCGAACTTGGGATCGTCGCGGGAAATCACAGCGTTTCACTCGCGTGCCGTACTACGGATCAGCCGCTCAGCTGTGGAGTTCGCCGGTGCGGACTGATCGAGGTAGAGCGATCGTAGCCCAGCGGCACGAGCGGTCTTGGGTTCGTCAGGGCCAGGAGGGCGCGGAGCCCCGTTCCCATCCTGGCCAACTGTCTGTCAGGTTCAGGCGCTTGTCATACGGTGGATTGCAAGGCCGACCCACAGCACAACCGGAAGCGCCGCGATCACGTAGGGAAAAATGTGCTCGGAGAGGGCCGGGTGATTCCAGGCGGCATGGAGTCTGGCCCGCAATCGCGCTCGCCGAAGCACGCGACCGTGGATTTGATATCGGCCGCCCGGATTAGCAGTGCCGATCTGAGATGAACCCGGGACAGTCCAGCCCACGCTTACACCAAGCTGAACATCCCAGAGGTCGGGGTGCTCTCCGGACATCGTGACGACGTGATAGTCGTAGGTAACGATTGCGTTGGCCGGGATCTCCATGTCCTTGGGTTCGAAGTCGCTCTTGAACATCTTGAACGCGATCTTCGGTACCGTTTGCTGCATTCGTCGTCGGACCGCGGCCCCGTACCCGATTTCTGGAATCGCGCGGAAGAACTGGACGTAGCGAATGAGGAAATAGCCCCATGCAGACCAAAGCAAGACGGGGACGAAGGTAGGATTCGTCAGCTTGGCGGAATTTCCAAGGACTGAGACTTGTTGAAACTCGAGTCCGGCCGCTTCGAACACGAAAAGAGCGAGGCTGGTTGCTACGAGGTTTCGCCGCTGTCGTTGAAAGCCGCCGCGGATCTCGTGTTCGTCCAAGTCAGCCGACCGCCGTATCACGGAGCGGCTACACACCTGCAGACTTCGCCGGCGCGGCCACTCAGAGAAGATCATTGTCGCCGCCAGAGTACCACGAGCGGCCTTCTCGCCGGAAGGCGAGCTGAGGCCGCGGAAGTCGTTCTCCGCTCGGCAAACTGTCTGTCTGGTGCAGTAGCTTGTTATACGGAGGCGCAGATTGCGGTCACGAGGGGTCGCCATCTCGCTTCGGGCGTCGCCAGGCTGAAGCGGATCCCTTCTTGCCTGGGACCTGTTCAAGAAGTCCGCGATCGCGCAGTCGATAGAAGACTTCCTTCATCTTGTTCTCCGACGTAATCCCCGACAGCGCGCGAGCAGTTCGGTTGTTGATCTCCTCGTTCTCATCGAGGTACTCAAGGACTGCCTCCTCCGGAGAAGCGAGACGTTCGTGGCGGATATACACGATCACACTGTTGGCGGACTCCGCGATTTCGGGCTCCTTCAACCTCAATTTCCGCATGCTCTCGTAGGCCGTATTCAGCCCCTCTCCAACGTCCTTGTTGGGGGCATTGGGGAACTTGTTTACGAGGCGGACGGTCGCGCCGTTTCGCGCAAACTGTTCGTTTAGGATGTTCTGGGGGGTCACATGGCCAGGAAGAACGCCCGGGCTTTCGACTTCAATCCGATTGTCAAAGAGACGGATGTGAATATCCGAGACTATGCTGTAGTCCCGGTGGAGCACGGCGTTGGTGATGATCTCGTGGAGAGCATCTCGCGGATACTGAATCGACTCGAGCCCTTTCTTACCCACGATTTTTATCTGCTCAACGATTTCGACCGTCTTGTCGACAGCGGCGTAGATCTGCTCAACTGCCGAACCGTCGATACTCAGCGGTTGGAATTTTAGTGTGTCTCTCGTCCCTTCTTCCTCGGAAGTTTCGTATCGGTAGATTTTGATTCCGCACCTTTTCGGAAGGATTGCCTGCGGCTCTTCCGAAAAGACGAGGACGCCCGAAACCGTCGGCTTCCCGTCGCGAAGAAGTAGCTGTTTCTCGAGCCAGGGAAGCGGTTCCGCGGTTGGAACGACCCCAATAAGAAACTCGAGAAGCACGGTCGAGTTCTCGACAACCTCGGCGGGCGCATCCACAGTCTGGGTTTCGAACGAAGCAAGTCCCTTGTCGAGCTTCAGTCGTTCAAGCGCGGCGGCCTCGGTCACAGGGAGTGACTGAGCACCTCGTCGAATGTACGGCTTACCGTCTGATGCGTTCTTGATATCCGGAGTCTTCTGAATCGCAACTTGGAGAACGACGCCGTCGCTCTCGTCGTTCTCAAGAAACGTGTAGTCGAAGTGCTGGCCAAGAGGGAAAAGCCCCTCGAAGACAGCAAGGTGTGCGTTCGCAGCCTCGGCATCCGAGAAGCCGCGCCACTCGCCATCGTCCTCGATTCCAACGTAGAGTTCGCCCCCGTTCGTGTTCGCGAACGCCGAAATCGTACGGCTCAACTTGGCGGGCTGGATGTCGCGCGACTTGAAGTCCAGGAAGTGTCCTTCGTTCAGATCGAGGATCCTGGACTTCTGCGCGTTCGTGATTCTCGAGACGTCTACTGACATAAGGCTCGCGATCGTTCGGACAAGCATGGCAGGCGCGCGCGGCCGTAGAGCGGATCAGCCCACAACCTGCAGGTTCGCCTCCGAACTCAGGTTGAGCAGATCAAGTTCGTCGCCAGAGTACCACGAGCGGCCTTCCCGGCGAAGCCGGGATGAGGTCGCGGAATCCCGTTCGGGCCTCGGCCAACGCCCTGGCAGGTTCAGGGGCTTGTCGTGCGGCGGAGCCGGCTACTCAGATTCCTCATCATTCTTGACGCGGAAAGGTCCTAGATCGACTTCCCACGTCTCCTCAATAGTCGCTCGGCATGCCTTCGAGAAGGCGAGAGACTTTGTCCGGAGGGTTGTCTTCTTTCGGCCCTTTCGAAGAGCGTCGGCAAAGTCGACAAGGGAACTGGTAACTTGCGCCTCTTGAACCACGGCGAGCGGGCCGTAGTAGAGAGTCCAGAATCGACGTTCAATCTCTTCGCGTGCACTGGACGGCTCAGATGCGGCGATTGCCCCGACGACTTCGGCTGACTCGAGATACAACCGAATTTGTTGTTCCCGGAAGTGGCTCTGAGAGTCCCGTTTGGCTTGCTCGACGTAGCGGAGCCAGCCCCAAACACCCCCGCAGACTACTGAGAGCCATGCGAGAACTTTGAAGATCGAGTCTGCGATTCGATAGGTAGTCTCGTCCATAGCTCTACGGAAGGCTCTGCCGCATAACGGATCAGCCCATAACCTGCAGACTTCGCCGGCGCGGGCTGATCGAGGTACAGCGAGCGTAGCCCAGCGGCACGAGCGGCCTTGGACGCGAAGCGTCAGGAGGCCGCGGAGCCCCGTTCCCAACTCGACAAACTGTCTGTCAGGTTCAGGGGCTTGTTATACGGCGGGCGC
This window contains:
- a CDS encoding putative DNA binding domain-containing protein, with translation MLVRTIASLMSVDVSRITNAQKSRILDLNEGHFLDFKSRDIQPAKLSRTISAFANTNGGELYVGIEDDGEWRGFSDAEAANAHLAVFEGLFPLGQHFDYTFLENDESDGVVLQVAIQKTPDIKNASDGKPYIRRGAQSLPVTEAAALERLKLDKGLASFETQTVDAPAEVVENSTVLLEFLIGVVPTAEPLPWLEKQLLLRDGKPTVSGVLVFSEEPQAILPKRCGIKIYRYETSEEEGTRDTLKFQPLSIDGSAVEQIYAAVDKTVEIVEQIKIVGKKGLESIQYPRDALHEIITNAVLHRDYSIVSDIHIRLFDNRIEVESPGVLPGHVTPQNILNEQFARNGATVRLVNKFPNAPNKDVGEGLNTAYESMRKLRLKEPEIAESANSVIVYIRHERLASPEEAVLEYLDENEEINNRTARALSGITSENKMKEVFYRLRDRGLLEQVPGKKGSASAWRRPKRDGDPS